A region of Propionispora hippei DSM 15287 DNA encodes the following proteins:
- the rnr gene encoding ribonuclease R codes for MELKDKIAAFMRTEAYKPLTVEELAGAMELEGEELSDFWQVLRQMEEDALIIRTRYGKYGVPERMNLVVGRLSLNSKGFGFVIPETPGDAPEAMSDVFIPPDGLLTAMHRDRVVARLHQGKTLDGKRQEGEIIRVVERANARIVGTFEANRSYGFLVPDDMRIKQDVFIAQQHFGGAKTGNKVVVEIIKWPEKKRSAEGKVVEILGDKGDTGIEILSIIKSHNLPTEFPPEVLAAAEQVPSVISEAEIAGRRDLRHLPIVTIDGEDAKDLDDGVHVERLDNGHYLLGVHIADVSYYVRENSPLDKEARERGTSVYLADRVLPMLPQRLSNGICSLNANEDRLAMSAHMEIDRRGQVIAYDIFPSVIRVKRRLSYTVVRKILEEEDKALQEEFREFLLTFSDMEELCRILRGRRLRRGAIDFEFSEIKVKLDEAGRPVDIVKRVRSIAESIIEEFMLVANETVAEHMYRRNNPSLYRIHEEPEQEKMVKLNTLLQTFGLSLRKMDEIKPMLLQRVLSRVAGRPEERIISTVMLRSLKQARYDAVQGPHFGLAAEFYSHFTSPIRRYPDLVLHRLLRDSFLTGGKITGKRRDKLAAILPGIAAHSSERERAAADAERETVDLKKAEYMTRFVDQEFDGIISSVTAFGIFVELDNGVEGLVHVSTMDDDYYQYVEEQYALIGEHTRKVYRLGDSVSVVLVKVNLDSRTLDFCLTGTTHKVVERRQSRQEKEGRPKRKREEKAKTPVKNKKKRSPRTGAGARRKKKPAKE; via the coding sequence ATGGAATTAAAGGACAAAATTGCCGCTTTTATGCGTACGGAAGCCTATAAGCCGCTCACCGTGGAAGAATTGGCCGGCGCAATGGAATTGGAAGGGGAAGAACTGTCTGATTTTTGGCAAGTACTGCGGCAGATGGAGGAAGACGCCCTGATTATCCGTACCCGGTATGGAAAGTACGGGGTGCCGGAGCGGATGAATCTGGTGGTAGGCCGCCTCTCGCTGAACAGCAAGGGTTTTGGTTTTGTGATTCCGGAGACACCGGGGGATGCACCGGAAGCGATGAGTGATGTATTTATTCCCCCCGATGGTCTCTTGACTGCTATGCACCGTGACCGGGTTGTGGCCCGGCTGCACCAGGGCAAGACACTGGACGGTAAGCGGCAAGAGGGAGAGATTATCCGTGTAGTCGAACGGGCCAATGCCCGGATTGTGGGGACTTTTGAGGCCAACAGGAGCTATGGCTTTCTGGTGCCTGACGATATGCGCATTAAACAGGATGTATTTATTGCCCAGCAGCATTTCGGCGGTGCCAAAACCGGCAACAAGGTCGTGGTGGAAATCATCAAATGGCCGGAGAAAAAGCGCAGCGCCGAGGGTAAAGTGGTGGAAATCCTGGGCGATAAGGGTGATACGGGCATCGAAATATTGTCGATCATCAAGAGCCACAACCTGCCGACCGAGTTTCCGCCGGAAGTGCTGGCGGCGGCCGAGCAGGTACCATCCGTGATTAGTGAGGCGGAAATTGCCGGGCGGCGTGATCTGCGGCACCTGCCGATTGTTACGATTGACGGCGAAGATGCCAAGGATCTGGATGACGGAGTCCATGTCGAACGACTGGATAACGGTCATTATCTGCTGGGAGTTCATATTGCCGATGTCAGTTACTATGTCCGGGAAAATAGTCCGCTGGACAAAGAAGCGCGGGAACGGGGCACCAGTGTCTATCTGGCCGACCGGGTGCTGCCCATGCTGCCTCAGCGTCTGTCCAACGGAATTTGCAGCTTGAATGCCAATGAGGACCGGCTGGCTATGTCGGCTCATATGGAAATTGACCGACGGGGCCAGGTTATCGCCTACGATATTTTCCCCAGTGTCATCCGGGTAAAACGGCGTTTGTCCTATACGGTTGTCCGGAAGATATTGGAGGAGGAAGACAAAGCTCTGCAGGAAGAATTCCGTGAGTTTTTGCTTACCTTTAGCGATATGGAAGAATTGTGCCGGATTTTGCGCGGCCGTCGTTTGCGCCGCGGCGCCATTGATTTTGAGTTTTCGGAAATTAAGGTGAAGCTGGATGAGGCTGGCCGGCCGGTGGATATTGTTAAGCGGGTTCGCAGCATTGCCGAGTCGATTATCGAGGAATTCATGCTGGTGGCCAATGAAACGGTGGCCGAGCATATGTATCGCCGCAACAACCCTTCGCTGTACCGGATTCACGAAGAACCGGAGCAGGAGAAGATGGTTAAGCTGAATACTTTATTGCAGACTTTCGGGCTGAGCTTACGCAAAATGGACGAAATCAAGCCGATGCTGCTGCAACGGGTGCTGAGCCGTGTTGCCGGCCGGCCGGAGGAACGGATCATTAGTACGGTTATGCTCCGTTCTTTGAAGCAGGCTCGCTATGATGCCGTGCAGGGGCCGCATTTTGGTTTGGCTGCCGAGTTTTACAGTCATTTTACCTCGCCGATTCGGCGGTATCCCGATCTGGTGCTGCATCGCCTGCTGCGGGACTCTTTCCTGACTGGCGGCAAAATTACCGGCAAGCGCCGGGATAAGCTGGCGGCTATTCTGCCGGGTATTGCCGCTCATTCGTCCGAACGGGAGCGGGCGGCAGCCGATGCCGAACGGGAAACGGTCGATTTGAAAAAGGCGGAATATATGACCCGCTTTGTCGATCAGGAGTTTGACGGTATCATCAGCAGCGTTACGGCCTTTGGCATTTTTGTCGAACTGGATAACGGCGTAGAAGGTCTGGTCCACGTCTCCACCATGGATGACGACTATTATCAGTACGTAGAGGAACAGTATGCGCTTATCGGCGAGCATACCCGTAAAGTATACCGGTTGGGTGATTCTGTTTCCGTAGTACTGGTAAAGGTCAATCTGGATAGCCGGACACTGGATTTTTGTCTGACCGGTACCACCCATAAGGTGGTGGAACGCCGGCAGTCCCGCCAGGAAAAAGAAGGACGGCCGAAACGGAAACGGGAAGAAAAGGCCAAGACGCCTGTCAAAAACAAGAAAAAAAGGAGTCCCCGTACCGGAGCCGGAGCTCGACGGAAGAAGAAACCGGCGAAAGAATAA